From one Anabas testudineus chromosome 21, fAnaTes1.2, whole genome shotgun sequence genomic stretch:
- the LOC113173373 gene encoding trace amine-associated receptor 13c-like: MMELLEETELCFPQLPNTSCRIATSSHSVTLLTYTLLSFISVLTVTLNLLVIISISHFKQLHTPTNLLLLSLAVSDFFIGLLMLFQMMTISGCWLLGDLMCSLYYVMACISTSASIGNMVLISIDRYVAICYPLHYPSKVTQKRVQVCICLCWTCSALSNSLLQKDSLERPGRYTSCYGDCVFVVDYISGRVDLFLSLIGPVTIIVVLYMRVFLEAVTQARAMRSHTVTVSPKKSELKAARTLGVVIVVFLLCLCPYFSATLTGQDALFNTSFSAFSICLLYFNSCLNPMIYALFYPWFRKSIKLIVTLQILQPGSCEVNIT; encoded by the exons ATGATGGAACTCCTCGAGGaaactgaactctgctttccacaactacccaacacctcctgcaggatAGCTACAAGCTCTCACTCTGTGACCCTCCTCACTTACACTCTgctgtcttttatttctgtgctcactgtgactctcaacctgctggtcatcatctccatctcccacttcaa gcagctccacactcccaccaacctcctcctcctctctctggctgtttcAGATTTCTTCATTGGCCTCCTCATGCTCTTTCAGATGATGACGATAAGTGGCTGCTGGCTCCTcggtgacctcatgtgttcACTGTATTATGTTATGGCCTGTATTTCGACATCTGCCTCAATAGGAAACATGGTTCTCATTTCCATTGACcgctatgtggctatttgtTACCCTCTGCACTACCCCTCTAAAGTTACTCAAAAAAGGGTTCAggtctgtatttgtttgtgttggacATGTTCAGCTCTGAGTAACAGCCTCCTGCAGAAGGACAGCCTGGAACGCCCGGGCAGGTACACCTCCTGCTATGgagattgtgtgtttgttgttgattaCATTTCTGGACGTGTTGATCTGTTCTTGTCCTTAATCGGTCCGGTCACGATCATcgtagttctgtatatgagagtgttcTTGGaggctgtgactcaggctcgagccatgaggtctcacacTGTGACAGTCTCACctaaaaaatctgaactgaaagcagccaggaccCTCggtgttgttattgttgtgtttctactgtgtctCTGCCCATATTTTAGTGCCACTCTTACAGGACAGGACGCTTTGTTCAACACTTCATTTTCTGCCTTTTCAatatgtttgttgtattttaattctTGTTTAAACCCGATGATATACGCCCTCttttacccctggttcagaaaatctaTTAAACTAATTGTTACACTTCAGATCCTGCAGCCCGGCTCCTGTGAGGTGAACATCACATAG